CAACGAAGCCTTGAAATACCGCATCCACTGAAGATAAATACTTTATACGCAGTTGCTGGTggaaagttttaaaaatggGAAAATTGAAGTCATCGCTCttgtcataaaatatattttttgagtaGCCATCCCATTTTAGGTACACACATGAGGCCGGTATCCCGTTTGGGTATATACAATTTATACCAACATATAATGattgatgcaaaataaataGATTTCAATAATTTAGGGGAGGTCTTTTCAGCAATTTCACCTTAGGTTATAAAAATACTACATGCAGTATATCCAATTGCATTCTTTAGTTACATCTCAGTCATATAGCTCCAAATGTTTCCTCGTATAAGTACATATTAAATGTTTGGGTTTAAGCGGtatgaaatcaataaaaaaaacaaagacgCACGATATTTATGAAGCGAGTAATCTCTTTTGTTGTTAGTCTCGATATGAATCACGCCAAGTTATGCCTGTGATATCATTTATTTCTAGTTCAATCGAGTACATGCACGTTACGAAGTCACCAAACTATGAATTATACAAtggtataatattatttattcagCAGACAATGAAGTTTAAGGATAAGGTAAAAGGCAAAATGTAGTAAACAATACTTCTTCATAAACATACACACCTGTAATTACGACAATTAAAAGGGCATAATGTTTTGTGTTATATGATAAAAGGATTAAACcgaaacattataaaaatagttGGTTCTTTTCGAAGAAACGAATTCACGAGATATAAAAGATGGAGCTCAATGCCCTGATCATTGAGTAGCAAAGAAAGTAGAATTAgaatacaaataattatatcactttcgttaaatttcagatttagtTTAATAGCATTTCAAGAGCTGGCTGATAAAAAGGCCCTGGAAAAGGTATTTACCTATAAAACTTACCATGTAAGCGTCTGTCGTCTTATTTCGTCTGTAGTTTGCTGGATCATTGTTTCGTTTTCATTATATTGTCTTCACATTCTAAATCATTAGGATTATTTAAcctttctttatatttcattgCTGTTCAGAAATGGAATGTCTGATGTATGTGCTTTTTTCTCTACAGTAGGTTGTATTTTCAACCTTAAGGAATGCTAATCACTAGGCCCTgtgccaaaatattttattgctttCTACCTGTATTTTCGGCTGCTCGTTTGCTCTTATCAAAGCCAAAACGAATTCAGGTAAGCAATGCGGGCTTAGCTTGTCAAagttaaatgaatatatataattgaattaGCTGAACGGTCTTGtatcataattttgttttgaaaactcATCAATATGATTAGAATTGATGACTGTACACATGACATACTCAGAAAGTACATTTAAAGTCAATAATAATGcgaatttatattattatataagtattttatatgataaaacgTTTTTTGTAAAAGCTTCTTAAAGGgctaattaatttttttttaaatctggatATATAGTATGATTGCAATTGAGACAATTATCTGCCATAGTTCAAATGATGTGGATGTAACCGATTATAGACTATTACACatgcaaattttatgtttttgattgtAGATCTGTGAAGAACTGAATAGTCCATCTTTATCCTGTACAAAGAATTGGTCAGGACATCGTGGCAAGTGGCAGTATGTAGTATCAGATGCTACTGGGAGGATGTACCGAGTATGTCACCTCTGTAGAAATAGCAATAACGATTATTCCTAGTTAGAAAAAAGTGTGTTTAGCCTTTCGCTTTTCTGCTTGTTTGcaattatctttttaattatagtttttcttcaaattgCTATGACACACAAAGGGTACAGCCAGATCATTTACCATTAATCGGTACCTCTTGGATtattatagttatataaattaATCAGCGTGGCTGACGGTGGCATCTCCGAGTGTACTATTAGCTAACGCTGTAGTCTAGAAATAAATTAAaggaagaaaacaaataattgtataatcCCAAGATTCCAAGGTAAGGCAAGGTGCAAAGAACTCGATTGACATGCTagaataacatcaaaatgaaaaacatgtttggtggttttttttccagtttttgttaagataataattaattattgtatttttgtagAGTATGGAATACAATGGCTTTTTATACGACACCGCAAGGGGGATAACATTAAATCATTCAGCGTTGCTAGAAAAACCAAATAACTCACCTAAACCATTTACTAGGGCACCATTTATTGGAACGTTTAAGGTAagtttaatatacaaaaatatttatggaattctatgcgactgtcatactaGTGAGAGAtttaactagctataaaaccaggtttactccaccattttctttattgggaaatgcctgtaccaagtctggaaaatgctttccattcgtttgatgtgtttgagctgttgattttgccatttgataaaggactttccgttttgaattttccttggagttcggttgtttactttttaataacaGTAATTACAAATACATAAGAAGTAATTACATTCACTTTCGTACAATTCGATAAATATTTACCATCGAATAGAAAAAATTAATAGTTACTCAGATTAATTCCatcatattcaaaatattcatagggatcaaataatacataaaatggTAACAGGAATTATCCAAGATATTTGACAGAAAATATAAGACTATGCCAACTACCACACAAACTAAAATTAGacgttaaaacaaaaacaatcaaatatacCACAAAAACCTCACGatccggacttggtacaggcacattatgtagtttattttgataaaataaaactgaccgcatgcaagaaaaataattgaacacaatcaattgtttttggattaaaaatatattaagtaaTAAGTTTTTGTCATGTTTCATTGGAAGTATGGAgtaatttatacatatatatacatgccttcatttatataatttgtctaATAAAAGTTGGCATTTGCACATCGTGtcatttattaaatgtttagtACCTCgtatgagtctaatgtagacgaaacatgcgtccgtcaaataaaatataagccCGGTATTTGACAGACTTATTAGGAATGGAATATCATTTCCTATTTGGAAATATATCAAGTATAGGATCATTTACAATACTTATGTTATCATGGAATATCAATACTTAACTTGAAGGATAATTGAATAGAAGTGCATGCTTTAGCAAacctaaaaaaataacagttgttAACCATTTAAGTCATATAAAAGGTTTTaccattatattaaaatattcattctACTGTACGGTATAAACAAGGGTATCTCACGTGTAATTCAAAGTTCGTTTGCTTTTCGGCATCTATCTCATTAAACTTGAAATAGTTAAAACCAAACGAACAGTTAGATGTAGTTTCATACTTGCAACCTGATATTGACAGTGATGGTCAAATAAGAACCTAATTCTACAAATGATACGACTAAGAGTTctaattgtttacttttcatttttgttgcAACATCGACGCAACATTCGCATAAGTTATTTATATATCCGAGCTTTGACGAATTAACAGGACTTTCGGCTTTATCATGATTTGTTAAATAGATTGTTGCTGGAAACAATAATCGATCGAAGGCAGTTATTGAATCAAAGGTCCTTGATGTTAAAGTTGGAGGcatttcttatttaattttattgacagTAGCATCGTTTGATTGACCGTATTGAGACTACTAGTATCTGTGCTGCGTTCGATTAATTGacatgagtcttatgtagacaaaaggCTCGTCTGGCATACCAAATTATGAGCATGGTATCTTTGAGGAGGTTTCACAAAAATCCATGGATGTGTTATATTTCGCTCAGCCATAATCAGTCTTTCCTTTCCgtttttatgacttcaacccaaTGCAGCAAACCACATcggatttttattaataatgatGGTAACACCTGATTGCAGGTTGACCCATGCAGAGCACGTTAACTCACTTCCAGTTGTTGAATTCTCTTAATATTTAGTTAACTTTGAAGTGTTTTGtagtgttgttgttttttttgttttttccccTTTACAACGCTAAGGttgacctttttttaatataaaatgtattgaagACAAAGGCAATGATGATGATAATAATTAAGAGAAGACGATACAGACAATTAAATTGCATGGTCAGTCTGTTTTGGACTTAGGAGTTGAAATATCCCTTTTATATATGTCGCCTCGCTTTTGCAGAAGCACAGTGTTGATGGTCTTGGCATTCTGCAATatgattcttttttatatttgttgaatgctgagtattataattttataaagatctGGTGAAAATACAGTTATAAAACGTGTTTTGTAGATCAAAAAATTTGATTGTATAATAGCGAGTGTACATCTAAAAGCTACTGGTTTGGATAATGAAGACTTCGAAAGGCTTCAGAAGGAGATAGATAAAGTACCTGAAGTGATAGATGCCATAGAAAAACAATACCCAGGTAACCAAATACGTTTGTAGCAGTGCAGTAAACCCATTCCCAAGGCTAGTAATTGTGTCAAAGAAGTAATCAACAAAGTCCCGGGTTTTGTGTTAGCTTGTCTAGAATTGTATGTTTGTTGTAAAAAATCGTCAATCACATAATTATCAACCTAGCAGAATGACAGACTCATATAATTTTACCTCCTGTTCAGATATTTTAGATTAAATCGTTAAGGTATTTAAAAGCTACCTTAAGATTTAATGCTTATTTTGAATGTGACAAAAACAGCGTCATGCAacaatgattttataatatgctattttaatattatttcagGAGAGGAGGATATTATTATGTTAGGAGATTTCAATTTAGACCCAAAAATGGAAGGtatgataaataaactcatcatagataccaggactaatttttgtatatacgccagacgcgcgtttcgtctacaaaagactcagtAGTGGCGTTCGaatccaaaacagttaaaaaccaaataaagtacgaagttggagatcattaaggtggtatgggagtctaaaatagaaatgatagaatttgttcatattttgccaaaacgtatctattgatatatgttaaaaaaagtaaaatcacaaaaatacagaacttagaggaaaatcaattcggaaagtccataatcacatggcaaaatcaaataacaaaacgcatcaaaaacgaatggacgagaactgtcatattcctgacttggtacaggcattttcaaatgtagaaaatggtggattaaacctggttctatagggctaaccctctcacttaaaaatataataaaaatgatagatcACCGCGCATTTACTCAAGCTACAGGACgcgacaaaatgacaaatttgtatggattatacgggaaaaaacaccattttgggATTTGACActtaacaaaatgatagaattgtttaATACTTgaggaaaagattgctttcagacaatgcattgagattatcaaatgaaaagatagggtcaccgtacgtttttcccgactaaaatacaaaacaggaaaattccatgtagatttattcagaaaatgcactgttttagagttatctccccttaaaataccaattttagaaaaaaaattaaaacaacaaaaatcaatcaacatttgcaaaaatattaatatttataagttatattcctataaattggtttcttttcaatggaaattcacattaaatatatgcattcctgcatcaaattttgatgACTTCaaagaaaatctggacctttggttttctgttttttgcaatccaagatggaggaagacacccattcCACCTTTAGGAcgaaaattcctaaaagtgatGCCAAATAAAGCTAAGCGTATACGCAACCCACAGTTTATTCAAGttaaattatatcatatttcaaTCTTATGAGAGCTGATGATGACCCCATTTAAGAAGGTAAAACTCGAGACATTAACCTGAAGATCTCCGTAATATGACCAATACTGATGTCAATGCCTGTGAATTATGCCTATACTAGTAGTtcttaacaaaatttcaaataaaactaaagGTAGAAAGAAtaattagtatttaaaaaatacaatcgTAAGCAAAATGAGGATGTTTAATTTGATGTGTGCATTTTTGTGCTTCGTGGttacatttgtttgttattatagtaattaagatgataacacaatgttgactgcggtatccctatttttgacatttgtacctactgtttctgtttgttttgttcacacatcgttgttattgtaatggaatttgatgcgagtgtcatacaagtgagagtttaagctagctttaaaaccgggttcaatccaccattttttctacatgagaaaatgcctgtaccaaggaatatgacacttgttatccattcgtttgatgtgtgtgAGCTTtctattttgccatttgattagggactttcctttttgaatattcctcggagttcagtattttggggattttactttttatcaaatagCTCTCTCGTCGATGCATGCACCAGGTCTAAATGTGCTTGAAGTTATTGCGATCCCCCAGGTTCCCCTTGTGTCTTCGTTCGtatatcaaaacaatttatgagtttgaacatcGGTAGACCACAGTTTACActtgtttataataatttgaattattaGTGGTTACAATCCTGAAGCTAAAATAAGGCTGTATCCAGGAGATGAAATAGACGTAACAAAACAGTTCTGCATTGCACACAAAAGCAGTGAAATTTCTGTCTacttaaatgtttgttttcaaacataaaaaatagtACTTAAAAACAATAACTTCATATCTTAGTCAACGCATGAACAACTGATATTAATGATTTTATACAATTGTTAACAATCTgacctttttaaaaattactttatttCTTATTAGACTTTGATATTATGAGAGAGAAAGGATATAGTAACTGTGTTCCAGTTGGCGAGTTTACGAACATCAGCAATAGCAACCTTGAAGGTAGCCAGATTTATGATCATATATGGATAAGTAGCAGAACAAATAAGGCATTTTCAGGTATTGATTAATTTCATCTGTCTGCAATATTTGACACTCGTTAAAATATTGAAGCATAAAAATTATCTGACATATTGAAAACTGATAAATGAGACAACAACTATAACCATCGTGTTATCTTCAGGTTTTACGGGAGGCCAAATACAACCGTATACGTCAATGATTAACCAAGAGGAACAATGTATTTTTTAGTATTACAAACtcattataaaaatgttaatattaaagttggaaaaataataatataacaaagagTCAATCAATATTCGTCAAAGACATATCACAAAACCATAAAGATTAAGCAAGGGTAAACTAAGTTTATCTAGTAAACTATGCAGTCAATGATCCACTATACATGCGTCGTATCATTGACAATGACATTCATGCTCATATTTCATCAAGGTATCTCGCCTTAACTTACTAACGTAGTACTTATGTAAAAAGACTCATCGAAGATACCAGGCTGtgaacgccagacgcgcgttaaaAGGTCAAATGAAGGTTTGTTTTATGGTTGTCAAAGAGATGTGACGCACGTTATCTTGTTCACTTTCCTTGTAGCTTACCTTAATACTGGTATATAAGCACAAAACAGGGATAATATGCAagtacaaatgacaaaacatcGATGTACAATTCAATGTACATTTGactaaaatagtcaaaaattgaaataatgcTTGACACCTCTAATAAAAAGGGATGTAATACAAAGTAATCATATATCTTTCTTTTCCACAAAAACTGCCTTCGACGCGAGTTAAAACACAAATACACAAGGTTTAGAAAACctacaaataattaaaacaaactcactggaaatgtacatttttcttaTAAACTGGTGGGGAATGATCTTCAGCATAATAAGTTCAAAAGATGTCACAATATATCGCGTCGCGTAGCTTTCGTTACTTTTAGACTTAAATGAAAAGTGCATGAGTTAAATTTCTATAACCTGTTCCATACCAATGCTTAAAGTTTgtgtattctttaatttaattaattcgTGTATTGGTAAATGTTTATTcattagttttataaaaaaatttcatcaaagataccaggattataattttgtatgctTCACGCGCGTTTCTTCTCCAAAAAAACCTTGTCAGTGACACTCGAACCAAATCAGTGACACTCTTACCAAAAATTGAAAAGGccgagaaaaaaaacatttgagaAAGAATATTGAGgatcaaatacagctaagatcatctattcatatattcattttattatgggaaagtatatgttttaaaaaatttctttctcgcttctttaaaaataaagttcttCTTCTCTCGTGCAAAACTTAGCTTGTATGGTTTATAATcgaaagatataaaataaaactgattgTTGTCAATAGGTTCACAATTTTAGCTTTAGTAGAAAGTATCAATATCTAAAATGTGCATGTTCTTAAAAAATTGGATTATAAGCAGATTATCATGATTGTGAGCATTATAATTTgtgtaattattttatatttctattttcgAGGTAATTCAGGTGTTAtaagagaaaatctgacaagtCCATTGATACCTAACGGATGGTCGTGGGGAGGTGTTGTCAGTGACCACTGTCCAGTTTGGACAGAGCTATACACAGGGAAAGACTATGACTCGGCAGATCTGAGAAATATTCCGGATACAACTTTTACCCTAACTGGTTGATAGACGTTGTGGAACAAATTTCAAATCACATCAAACGTTGATGATGATAAATTTCTACAGAAATCGTTAACAATATCTGCTATATTAAAGTTATCATGTATTAAAATAATCCCTGCAATGACTCATCATACATATATTTGTCGAAAGGTGCATTAAGACgtaaatgtaaacttttttagaaaaattagtcaataaaatatatagatgtTAGGTTTTAGGAACTAATTATATAATTACGATTTATGTAATTGATAAATCGTTACTTACGGAAAATTACAATGGGAAAcgattaaaaagtaaaacaataaaactctAAAGACTCTGTATTTCTAcccttattattttattaaatcttCAGCTCACATGCATTTCCTGTATAATTATGCTTGTGATCTGTATAAATTTACGTTATGTGATAGTTAtcatcatttattttgaattggtACATATGAATTGCTGACGCATTAAATCCAGGACACAATTCATGCCAAATTTTACGACATTTTGCACAGTGTTCTCTTAACGCATGTTGGTAAATAAAGTGCAATAGTAAACATGATTTTCTTGTGTCAAATAAGCTAACAATTACAAGTAAACAAGAAAATATACAACGTTCCAAACGTCCAAGTTATACATTATTGTCaaatatattgtacattttagGCACTATTTGCATGTAAAACTGgcaaaataaatagttttactgGAAGAATTACAAGCAAACTGCATcatttcaaataacattttagGCAAATTATAGGTActacatataaataataagacGATATTTCGGAATGTTGAAGAGATTTGATATGTGTAGCATTTAATATATTGTcaaatgtatttgataaaatacttGTGAAATAGGTCTACAAATCTATAGAACCTAGTTAAAAACCGGCACTTTAAATTGCGAATAGCCACATTTTATCtacatatttcttattttcttattattatatttcattgcCGTAACCATGTCCattatagggaaaacggtagtattacattttcccagcattaggttggccttttgtgtacccaagacaggtgaaggaagtcaacttatgagcgctgtgattggatgtaagggtacaatatattttttatttatctatgaataactgcagtttgtatatttactatataaattttaaaacctattgaaatattttctagagaatttttcgaaaaggcttccaaaatttcataaatttggtgcaaaatgatggtgggcatggataacataaaccagctccgttggatattggtcatgatactatttggcttcaatttttagaatacagtaataaagtacaaacaccacacataactgttttatccaagtttttattataaaaactggtaaatttagaaaatgttagtattgtcgcctatggcagaataaatagtaccgttttcccttaAACAAAACGGAGTATTATTGTGTTATCTGATTCTTTTTTTACGGAtaaggaaaataaatataataaataaaaatagccaGATTTTAATTAAAgcttaaaaatacaaaagaaataagATTTTCATAATATAAAGCAGCACAATTCAAGCAAAAGCTCTTTACACATTATATTAAACCTTACAACAGTTGAGATAACTTAAATTACTACatctaaatgtttttaaattaatcaagTCTTTTGAATGTAGTTCAGTTTTAACTAGAGAGGCTTATCCAATCTACCCACCCAGTCTTCCTAGTTAGGAGTTAATGCTATtcctcaacattttttttttatcttagttTGTATATAGTAATATAAGAAAACAAGTTTTGAATAGAAAAAGACTGACGGTTGTCTCTTTTTTTCATACATCGCACTTGCCATATATGACAAACAAACGTGTTGAATTTGTGGCTGAAGATTGATCAGCTGACCAGCCTTGATGGCCTGAtgacagtaaatttataaatcaatgataattcatgtcatagataccaggacctAAATTTTGCATAAAAGTCcgaataaagtacgaagttgaagagcattgagtacataaatttctaaaagttttgctaactacagctaaggtaatctatgcctgaggtagaaaagccttagtatttcaaaagttcaacattttgtgaacagtaaatttataaatataaccatatcaatgattattcatgtcagcacaaaggtgctgactactgggtcggtgataccctcgtggaaataaatctctaccagcagtggcatcgacccagtggtagtaaataaactcatcatagatattaggattaaattttgtatatacgccagatgcgcgtttcctctacaaaagactcatcagtgacgctcgaatccaaacgagttaaaaaggccaaataaagtacgaagttgaagagcattgaggacaaaaattcctaaaagtttttctAAATACAGCTGGGGTAATATATacctgaggtaaaaaaaaaagccttagtatttcaaagttttacaattttgtgaacagtaaatttataaatataactatatcaatgataattcatgtcagcacaaaaatgctgactactggactggtgataccctcgggggaaataaatctccattAGCAGTGGCATTCACCAAGTGGTAgtaaatgaactcatcatagataccaggacctaaatttttcaattacaccagacgcgcgtttcgtctacaaaagactcatcagtgacgctcgaatccaaacaagttaaaaaggccaaataaagtatgaagttcaagatcattgaggacaaaaattcctaaaagttttgctaaatacagctaaggtaatctatgcctcaGGTagattaaatgatttaaatattagGGAATACTTTGATAAAGgacaaaataatgaacttgAAGGTAAGAAAATCAGTAGACTAACTGATAAAGTTTACTTATTCATTTCCTAAACCCATGAATGTtggaattttatattattttggtCAGAAACgacaataaacagaaaatatgcTTTGAATGTATCTCCTCCTGGATATATCCGtgaaatattttggttttgattttttttcttgtaagtagagaaattatttataaatatgcgTACTGTTATTACAATTCCGAATACATAAtacatttaaatctttttcgtctacaaaagactcatcagtgacgctcatatttaaatatttataaagccaataagtacaaagtcgaagagctttgaggataaaaattccaaaaaatttgtgccaaataggctaaggtaatctatgactggg
This is a stretch of genomic DNA from Mytilus trossulus isolate FHL-02 chromosome 6, PNRI_Mtr1.1.1.hap1, whole genome shotgun sequence. It encodes these proteins:
- the LOC134722379 gene encoding endonuclease/exonuclease/phosphatase family domain-containing protein 1-like; the encoded protein is MERPNSRKRRLSESMENILKVLEPIINIIKSYSRPTVTPFKFKHGRKGVVRIASWNIERFDEEKANNPGVKEVVCMTILENGFSLIAFQELADKKALEKICEELNSPSLSCTKNWSGHRGKWQYVVSDATGRMYRSMEYNGFLYDTARGITLNHSALLEKPNNSPKPFTRAPFIGTFKIKKFDCIIASVHLKATGLDNEDFERLQKEIDKVPEVIDAIEKQYPGEEDIIMLGDFNLDPKMEDFDIMREKGYSNCVPVGEFTNISNSNLEGSQIYDHIWISSRTNKAFSGNSGVIRENLTSPLIPNGWSWGGVVSDHCPVWTELYTGKDYDSADLRNIPDTTFTLTG